The following coding sequences lie in one Brassica oleracea var. oleracea cultivar TO1000 unplaced genomic scaffold, BOL UnpScaffold03190, whole genome shotgun sequence genomic window:
- the LOC106321825 gene encoding uncharacterized protein LOC106321825 — MDGVPDLSALLKGKLQLLSKKSIPADVQGSTSSDAGRASKEGAPGLVDKDVGAEPPASSPKKKKKSKKSRRKTTEELPLEEIASLDETSEGLEAMKGERGRKSPYEGANSSIDHGEAPAVGREGATRGSVKSDRSEAAPEERPRKKKKKKKSVEAEPRRSDVETGLVEVVAGGDVSIETPPEEREVSARGSDPVTGERSIPDPSARKGSRSEGSTVRRKKIEFPDRVEFSYNETTPLILNPL; from the coding sequence GATTCCTGCCGATGTGCAAGGGTCGACCAGTTCTGACGCAGGCCGAGCTTCCAAGGAAGGAGCTCCTGGTTTAGTCGACAAAGACGTTGGGGCGGAGCCTCCTGCCTCAAGtcctaaaaagaagaagaagagcaagaaatcCAGGAGGAAAACGACCGAAGAGCTTCCTCTTGAAGAGATCGCTTCTCTCGACGAAACCTCCGAGGGTTTGGAAGCAATGaagggagagagaggaaggaagAGCCCTTACGAAGGGGCTAATTCCTCCATTGATCACGGCGAGGCGCCGGCAGTAGGACGAGAAGGCGCTACAAGGGGTTCCGTCAAGTCTGACCGTTCCGAAGCGGCGCCTGAAGAACGtcccagaaagaagaagaagaagaagaagtccgTCGAGGCAGAGCCGCGTCGTTCTGATGTGGAGACGGGCCTCGTCGAAGTTGTCGCGGGAGGCGACGTTTCTATTGAAACCCCTCCTGAGGAGAGAGAGGTTTCAGCGCGGGGCAGTGATCCTGTTACGGGTGAGAGATCTATTCCTGATCCGTCTGCGAGGAAAGGGTCTCGTTCAGAAGGTTCTACtgtgaggaggaagaagatcgaGTTCCCCGATCGCGTCGAGTTTTCCTACAACGAGACGACCCCCCTAATCCTTAATCCTCTTAG